Proteins encoded together in one Coffea arabica cultivar ET-39 chromosome 2c, Coffea Arabica ET-39 HiFi, whole genome shotgun sequence window:
- the LOC113725453 gene encoding uncharacterized protein isoform X3 — MQKQYKLITPGSSVLDLGCAPGAWLQVACQSLGPLQKGGAVVGIDLKKVKVPSMHCDARVQTVCADVMNLPKDQIRALSPKQKGFSVIVSDMCPLVSGIRARDAALSAELGMRTLELAVGEAGLVQADDSVEQKEQSDVSGSDPEHRGILLPGGHLVVKLLESEDVKDFSHICKPLFKKAAWLRPKATRSYSREIYLICQGLLSLKK; from the exons ATGCAGAAACAGTACAAATTGATAACGCCTGGTTCTTCTGTTCTTGACCTGGGCTGTGCTCCTGGTGCTTGGCTTCAG GTGGCATGCCAGAGCTTGGGACCATTACAGAAAGGCGGGGCTGTTGTGGGGATCGATCTTAAG AAGGTGAAGGTTCCGTCAATGCATTGTGATGCAAGGGTTCAGACTGTTTGTGCTGATGTAATGAACTTACCCAAAGATCAAATTAGGGCTCTCTCCCCCAAG CAAAAAGGGTTCTCAGTCATTGTGTCTGATATGTGTCCGCTGGTTTCTGGGATCAGAGCTAGGGATGCAGCTTTGTCTGCAGAATTGGGCATGCGAACACTTGAATTGGCTGTTGGGGAGGCTGGCTTGGTGCAAGCTGATGATAGTGTTGAACAAAAGGAACAATCAGATGTCTCTGGTTCTGATCCAGAGCATCGTGGGATTCTGCTGCCTGGAGGCCACCTTGTTGTAAAGCTTTTGGAGAGTGAAGATGTTAAAG ATTTTAGCCACATCTGCAAACCCCTTTTCAAAAAGGCAGCATGGTTGAGACCTAAAGCTACGAGGTCATACTCCAGAGAAATATACTTGATTTGCCAAGGATTATTGTCTTTGAAAAAATGA
- the LOC113725453 gene encoding uncharacterized protein isoform X1: MSGAAGSPDFFYREAQRLGYVARSAFKLLQMQKQYKLITPGSSVLDLGCAPGAWLQVACQSLGPLQKGGAVVGIDLKKVKVPSMHCDARVQTVCADVMNLPKDQIRALSPKQKGFSVIVSDMCPLVSGIRARDAALSAELGMRTLELAVGEAGLVQADDSVEQKEQSDVSGSDPEHRGILLPGGHLVVKLLESEDVKDFSHICKPLFKKAAWLRPKATRSYSREIYLICQGLLSLKK, encoded by the exons ATGAGTGGAGCAGCAGGATCGCCCGATTTCTTCTACAGAGAAGCTCAACGCCTTGGCTATGTCGCTCGCTCTGCCTTCAAG TTGCTGCAAATGCAGAAACAGTACAAATTGATAACGCCTGGTTCTTCTGTTCTTGACCTGGGCTGTGCTCCTGGTGCTTGGCTTCAG GTGGCATGCCAGAGCTTGGGACCATTACAGAAAGGCGGGGCTGTTGTGGGGATCGATCTTAAG AAGGTGAAGGTTCCGTCAATGCATTGTGATGCAAGGGTTCAGACTGTTTGTGCTGATGTAATGAACTTACCCAAAGATCAAATTAGGGCTCTCTCCCCCAAG CAAAAAGGGTTCTCAGTCATTGTGTCTGATATGTGTCCGCTGGTTTCTGGGATCAGAGCTAGGGATGCAGCTTTGTCTGCAGAATTGGGCATGCGAACACTTGAATTGGCTGTTGGGGAGGCTGGCTTGGTGCAAGCTGATGATAGTGTTGAACAAAAGGAACAATCAGATGTCTCTGGTTCTGATCCAGAGCATCGTGGGATTCTGCTGCCTGGAGGCCACCTTGTTGTAAAGCTTTTGGAGAGTGAAGATGTTAAAG ATTTTAGCCACATCTGCAAACCCCTTTTCAAAAAGGCAGCATGGTTGAGACCTAAAGCTACGAGGTCATACTCCAGAGAAATATACTTGATTTGCCAAGGATTATTGTCTTTGAAAAAATGA
- the LOC113725453 gene encoding uncharacterized protein isoform X2, with product MSGAAGSPDFFYREAQRLGYVARSAFKVACQSLGPLQKGGAVVGIDLKKVKVPSMHCDARVQTVCADVMNLPKDQIRALSPKQKGFSVIVSDMCPLVSGIRARDAALSAELGMRTLELAVGEAGLVQADDSVEQKEQSDVSGSDPEHRGILLPGGHLVVKLLESEDVKDFSHICKPLFKKAAWLRPKATRSYSREIYLICQGLLSLKK from the exons ATGAGTGGAGCAGCAGGATCGCCCGATTTCTTCTACAGAGAAGCTCAACGCCTTGGCTATGTCGCTCGCTCTGCCTTCAAG GTGGCATGCCAGAGCTTGGGACCATTACAGAAAGGCGGGGCTGTTGTGGGGATCGATCTTAAG AAGGTGAAGGTTCCGTCAATGCATTGTGATGCAAGGGTTCAGACTGTTTGTGCTGATGTAATGAACTTACCCAAAGATCAAATTAGGGCTCTCTCCCCCAAG CAAAAAGGGTTCTCAGTCATTGTGTCTGATATGTGTCCGCTGGTTTCTGGGATCAGAGCTAGGGATGCAGCTTTGTCTGCAGAATTGGGCATGCGAACACTTGAATTGGCTGTTGGGGAGGCTGGCTTGGTGCAAGCTGATGATAGTGTTGAACAAAAGGAACAATCAGATGTCTCTGGTTCTGATCCAGAGCATCGTGGGATTCTGCTGCCTGGAGGCCACCTTGTTGTAAAGCTTTTGGAGAGTGAAGATGTTAAAG ATTTTAGCCACATCTGCAAACCCCTTTTCAAAAAGGCAGCATGGTTGAGACCTAAAGCTACGAGGTCATACTCCAGAGAAATATACTTGATTTGCCAAGGATTATTGTCTTTGAAAAAATGA